GGGTAACATAAGTTTGGAAACACCACTTGGAAACAATGTTCAATGACTCAACTCAGTTTTTATTAGAGTGTATTCTAGAGAAGTCTTTGCTTGTTTGGGATCCAATATCACTGGATGAAGTTAAACAGTTGATTAACCATCTAAAGGCTGGTAAGGTACCTGGGCCAGATGGGGCCCCTCCGGTTGCTCAAAGGGGATCCCTCATTCCTTTTTCACAAGCAATAGGGATAGGTGCATCTCACTCTATCTCAAGCTACAATATTTTGCAAGATTTCAGTGTGTGGCAAATCATTGTTAGAATTCATGCAGAATTTCCCTTTTTATTTATATGAGAATAAATAGTTTTTCAGAATAACTTGGTGTTTAGTGTTATTTGCACGCAGATTTAAATAGAAAACGTTATGCAACTTTATGCCTTCACTTCTAGCACAACAAAGGGAAGCAACTTCAATAGGTTTAATCAAGTCAGCCCTTTCCCTACTTAAAATTCCAGCCATTAAATCTGATAACTAGGCCTAATGCCTGGAAGGATCCAGTCGGCAATCACCCTTAtcttaaacccattatttcacTGGGGATAGCCACTGATACACTTCTAGTATTTTGTACCTCCTAAGGATCAGCAGGTAACAATGCCATCTCAGTCATATAGCTGCCACTCTTGaccacatctatctatctatctatctatctagcaagCCTAGCCTAGcctagcccagcccagcccagcccagcccagcccagcccagcccagcccagcccagcccagcccagcagtTGAAATCTGAATTGGCCAATAAAATACAAACTTCTTGGCTCCAGTCCAATCCCAAGTCTAGAAGCATTATTATAACTCTGTTTATAGCATTTTTTCACCATAGCCCTCCAAAACCCTAGTTTTACTGCCCCTGTGTCTCATCACAGGAAACCTCAGAGACCTAGAGCCTGCCTCGGCCTCTGCCCCACTTTTCTATCTTTTCCCCTTGATCATGGTTTGAGATTGCCCGACATAACACTACTGCTgtgtgtcctcctcctcctcctcctcactgaaCCCTCAAGAACTTCCACTCCTTTTTGGGACAACTTGTATGTTTTTATGTGTCCCATTcttctggtttttttgtttttttggtttttgtttactGCATTACTTAGGTGCTAGGTTTTGCTTAAGTGCTAGGATttactctctgtgtgtgtgtgttagctgATGTGCTTGTTCCATTCTCTGTGTGCATCCTGATGTTCTGATTACTATTTTTCATATTGAagatttcaatttatttttatttctgccTTTTAATTCTGGGAATCTCCCCATTCCCATAGCAAAGCGCTACTCAGATTCAAGAACCTGGTATATGTTACACAGTGGTCCTTAACAGAATTTGTCTGGTGATATATGTGTGTATGCTTGACATTCAAAGGGATACTCCAGACACTGAGTGTTATACACATGTAGTCCATTTGGGTAACAGTGtacccctcttccctccccaatggTGAGGCCCTAATAGCATTTGACAGTCTGTCCGACCCTGCATGATGCCAAAATCTTTGAGTATAGATCTCCCAGTATTCTCTCTGAGTTTTTTCTGTTGATGACAAAGAGAGGAGAGGGTCTTCTTTGACCACAATAAGGTCATAAGGAAGGGAACTGGGCAGGACTGAGCGAAATAGATGACTAGATCTGACCCTTTAGCACACAATCCTCTGATTTAAACAGAACAAAAGCATGTTATATTGTACTTTATTTTAATGCACTATACTTAATTTAGCCCCTGAAGTGATTATCACAGTCTCATGAGAATGGCTCCATGAAACATTCCCATTTTATAAAATCCACCAGACGGATACATTCCTCTCAAAGAACGTTTTATCTCACTCTGTTCTCTAAAAGAACCCAGTGCTACTACCCCGGGAAGCTTCATTTTAAAATGATACGTAAGTGAGGAAAATGGCATCTATGGATGGGAGAACGGCCAGGAAAGGGTTTCTGAGAGAGCTCATGATGAAGGTTCTGAGCAAACAAAACCAGTTCCTTCAAAGTGCCTCTGAAATCTTTCAGTTGACCAGGAGAGATAAATCTCCTCTCACAATTAATGCAAGTTTGGagtcattaagaagaagaaacgGTTTTGTTGTAGTTGGTGATGTTTGATGGAAGATGAGGGCTGGAAATATAGGAAATAATTTAGCCAAAGGTCTGCATGCATCACAGAGGAACCAGCTCAAAGCATGATTCATGTAGGTCACAGATTGCCTTTTAccatttaaaacaaatatttgcaATCTTCTCATATGGATTATTTTAAATGATGGTGTCGTGAATTAGAATTAGAGGAAGAAATCTGCTTCTGTCATTTTTGTTGTAGTGATTATTGTTGTTCCCTGAGTTGAATATACTTACAaaaaagttcctcccctctctttctccctcataATCCAATAAATCAGTCAGGAGAAATTCTATTCTGTTTTAGTCATTGAAATAGAAGATGTCAGTTGAAACATTACGTTCTATCAGTTTCAGTGGTGCTGAAGTGTACTTCACTCTCTCCGCATGTATACCATAGCTTAGTTGACTGTCTGCCATGCATGACATCTCTTTCTCCATCTATATTCTACTTTCCCATAAAGTCTTTTCCAAATATGCCAACTGTTGAATTGTATCAGAAACATTCCCCATTATGTTTACATGATTAAAGGTTAAGGAGCCAGGCATGCGAGGAActgggtgtggtgtagtggttaagagcggtggtttggagcagtggactctgatctggagaatctggtttgattccccactcctccacatgagtggcggatgctaatctggtgaactggatttgtttccccactcctccacatgaagccagctgatgaccttgggctagtcacactctctcagcctcacctacctcacagggtgtctgttgtggggaggggaagggaaggtgactgtaagccagtttgattcttccttaagtggtagagaaagtcatcataaaaacctcttcctcttcttcttcttccttcttcttcttctatttttcctCTGTGAACTTTTGGACATAGATATCACAATGCCTTCTTTACATTGgttcctcttccagttctctatTGGTATACTCCTACCttttatttgcatattttattcctttaaaaatgGTTCATTAAAACAATCAAATGAACAGTATTCTCCATTAACATTTTTTCTTCATCTTCTCTATTTCCTGATGTACTATGAATCATTTTCACCACATCTGTGCAGGAGCTcctggagccacaatggagaacaAGTCTTTTATTACAGAATTCATCCTACTTGGTTTTCCTCAATTTCACCAGCAGGACCACCTCCTGGGTACGTTCCTCCTTGCTTCCTACCTGCTCACCTTAGCAGGGAACACCATGATTATCATTGTTGTCATTCATAGCCATCACCTGCAcactcccatgtacttcttcttgTGGAACCTTTCTTGCTTAGAGATCCTCATTACAACGTCGATAGTGCCGAAGGTCCTGGTGAGTCTTTTACTAGGCTACAAAACCATTTCCTACCCAGCTTGCATTGCCCAGtgctatttcttcttcttcttgggaagCAGTGACTTTGCCCTTTTGGCTGTCATGGCTTTTGACCGGTACATGGCCATTTGCAACCCACTGCGCTATGCAGCAGTGATGAGTACTCAGCTTTGCCTGTGGCTAGTCGTGGGATCCTGTACCGCTGGCTTTTTGGCTACCATCCTCCCCACCATCCTGGTTTTACAACTACCTTTCTGCCATGCCAACAGTATTGACCACTTTTTCTGCGACAGTGTGGCTTTGATGAAGCTATCTTGTACAGACACCAGCCTGGTGGAGCTGGTGAGCTTCTTCTCCTCAACAGCCACTCTGCTGGGATCTTTAATTTTCACAGTGATGTCCTACACCTACATAGTCCGAACCATTCTCAAGATTCCATCTGCCTCGGGGCGCCACAAGGCATTCTCTACCTGCTCCTCTCATTTCATCATTGTCAGCCTCGGATATGGCAGCTGCATCTTCATGTATGTACGGCCTTCAGGAAGCAACCCTTCCATTAATAAGATGGTTTCTTTGATCAATACAGTTCTGACCCCTTTGCTAAGCCCGTTCATCTTCACTTTGAGGAACCAGCAGGTGAAAGATGCTATAAAGGCAATTTTTTTTATCAGGCATGGCAAGTATTCAAAGAATAATCTGAAGCCGGGATAtggataggaaaggggggaaatggaataaGTGATGGCAATGGATGAGAATGAAATGGCTCTTCCATTTGTTGAGATATCTGTCGGCACTTCAGTTAACAGATAACTCTGAGCTGATGTAATGTACTAGTGAAGGGAATATGGTGTGATCCTGGAGATTAAATCTTCCCTTAGCCACCAACTCACTCTGGGCCCTTAGGAAAGCTTATATCTAGCCGCCTTAGCCTCCCTTTTGAAATAGGAATAATTTACCACCTATTTCACTTCATTTCACTGACATGAttgggatcatgtcagagcttcatatctgatcagtatccccttccacaatctcagaatagcttttacttcAGTctagtttcaaaccatgccaacggctttgCTAGCTGGGcgttactcccaaacaccatgggcctctcaccTATGCATTTGTAGAATCGCAGTGCCAGTGGACCTAATGCATTAtattttattctgtcctctttatacagagcccagatctaaatttctaaCAGCGCttttaaagggcctaaatctctTTTttgattcagagaagctgctctttctcctctcagatgcCGATCCAGTTGTCTCCTTAGCAACAAATAAAATTTGGGCTACACTTGTTTTTAATCCGGGTATTCCAAGCATTTCATGGCTAGCAtttttttggtcagactgttttaatgttattatttatgactaggttttatatgatagattgtaatggccttcggccacaaacaataCACTTTATTGCATCGTATCGATAATGTGAAGAGCTATGAACCATAATAGCACTATTTAAATGCTGTTATTGTTGTGATCTTGAAGACAATCTGGATGCCACTGTAAATGTCTCATAAGAAAATTATTGCCTTTGTTTCCAAGCCATTGTGgtagaatcagaatcagaaacatttattgcggcattgcgccaataaaaattaagaacataacagcaatattacagtggatacattgatattgtttaaaagttgtgtcatgttaatttaaaataatatatataaattaaaaagtttcaagatttggataagaaatacacattttgacacaaattcaaaagaagatttttaactttgttatttttttgacttttattttaccaaactttgacgaagtttgtagattgctgcacagaatttggcgacctctctaatttgtaagggaatttcatctgagaggagcttcctaacctgaagttTTTTCAGAATAACCTGAAATTTTCTCAAGCATGGACTGGGACCGCTTAGAGCGGGCATCCTCatagaatgagcatctgaaaaacacgtGTTCCATTGTTTCTATTTTCCCAGAATTGCATGCACAAAATCTCTCTGATCTTGGGCCATTGTGGTAGAGATTCATCTCCATGCTGCAAGTCCACAATTGCTGTTTGTTTAATTCTCAATAATTCTTGTTCTGACACCCAAG
This genomic window from Euleptes europaea isolate rEulEur1 chromosome 18, rEulEur1.hap1, whole genome shotgun sequence contains:
- the LOC130490655 gene encoding olfactory receptor 6C75-like; this translates as MENKSFITEFILLGFPQFHQQDHLLGTFLLASYLLTLAGNTMIIIVVIHSHHLHTPMYFFLWNLSCLEILITTSIVPKVLVSLLLGYKTISYPACIAQCYFFFFLGSSDFALLAVMAFDRYMAICNPLRYAAVMSTQLCLWLVVGSCTAGFLATILPTILVLQLPFCHANSIDHFFCDSVALMKLSCTDTSLVELVSFFSSTATLLGSLIFTVMSYTYIVRTILKIPSASGRHKAFSTCSSHFIIVSLGYGSCIFMYVRPSGSNPSINKMVSLINTVLTPLLSPFIFTLRNQQVKDAIKAIFFIRHGKYSKNNLKPGYG